From Zalophus californianus isolate mZalCal1 chromosome 16, mZalCal1.pri.v2, whole genome shotgun sequence, one genomic window encodes:
- the ENGASE gene encoding cytosolic endo-beta-N-acetylglucosaminidase isoform X1, with product MEAAGPVTRSAARKRASKIPEEQRERRPARRRPRRRIQEQEEAVFREVVSFTPDPLPARYYDKDTTKPISFYFSSLEELLAWTPDMEDSFNVALEPSECRQPPLSSQRPRTLLCHDMMGGYLDDKFIQGSTAHNPYCFYHWQSIDIFVYFSHHTVTIPPVGWTNAAHRHGVCVLGTFITEWKEGGQLCEAFLAGDERSYRAVADQLVLIAQFFRFDGWLINIENSLSLAAVGNMPHFLRHLTAQLHQRVPGGLVLWYDSVVRSGQLTWQDELNQHNRIFFDSCDGFFTNYNWREEHLERMLGQAGERRADVYVGVDVFARGNVVGGQFDTYKSLELIRKHGFSAALFAPGWVYECLEKKDFFQNQDKFWALLEHFLPTHSICSLPFVTSFCLGMGTRRVCYGQEEVVGPWYHPSAQEIQPLFAEHSLEGAGRGWVKTHCCLVDAWNGGSSLLVRGLIPPDVGHVAVRLFSLQVPVPPKIFLSLVYKLEGPSGVEVALELTTEDLGSCHVGGIRTLTAGTSSRHSPRPLRVPPTKLARWVDRCGQQLPGGWVQRCYEVSLRGCLLQDLFVSFARPPGSPEEASFVCRLGEIQVVDANSLLAPLPRVQAVTVSRVHWQRATSEEEGPPAPLRLSCTLHWSHLLSPVRCFRIRCRMGTGGGSPGGGPPGPEKPTLLGLAFVNQYRIAELQVAAMGPSGDGHVEFLVEPVPKEGFLVPQAEWGRAALVYSMPRT from the exons ATGGAGGCGGCTGGGCCGGTGACCCGGTCGGCGGCGCGTAAGAGGGCATCCAAGATCCCGGAGGAGCAGCGGGAGCGGCGGCCGGCGCGGCGGCGACCGCGGAGGAG AATTCAGGAGCAAGAAGAAGCCGTCTTTCGTGAAGTGGTCAGTTTTACCCCGGATCCTTTGCCAG CTAGATATTATGACAAGGACACCACCAAACCCATCAGTTTTTACTTCTCTTCGCTGGAGGAACTCTTGGCATGGACACCCGACATGGAGGACAGCTTCAATGTGGCCTTGGAGCCCTCTGAGTGTCGGCAGCCCCCGCTGAGCAGCCAGAGGCCCCGCACCCTCCTGTGCCATGACATGATGGGCGGGTATCTGGATGACAA GTTTATTCAGGGCTCCACGGCGCACAACCCCTACTGTTTCTACCACTGGCAGTCCATCGACATCTTTGTGTACTTCAGCCACCACACCGTGACTATCCCTCCCGTGGGCTGGACCAATGCTGCACATCGGCATGGGGTCTGCGTGCTGG GGACTTTCATCACCGAGTGGAAAGAAGGTGGGCAGCTGTGTGAAGCCTTTCTGGCCGGGGACGAGCGCTCGTACCGAGCCGTGGCTGATCAGCTGGTCCTCATTGCCCAGTTCTTCCGTTTCGATGGCTGGCTGATCAACATCGAGAACTCTCTGAGT CTGGCTGCAGTGGGGAACATGCCCCACTTCCTCCGCCACCTGACGGCGCAGCTCCATCAGCGGGTGCCGGGGGGCTTGGTGCTGTGGTACGACAGTGTGGTGAGGAGCGGGCAGCTCACGTGGCAGGACGAACTCAACCAGCACAACCG GATCTTCTTCGACTCCTGTGACGGCTTCTTCACCAACTATAACTGGCGGGAGGAGCACCTGGAGCGGATGCTGGGGCAGGCCGGGGAGCGCCGAGCCGACGTGTACGTGGGAGTGGACGTGTTCGCCCGGGGCAACGTCGTGGGAGGCCAGTTCGACACGTACAAG TCGCTGGAGTTGATCCGGAAGCACGGATTCTCGGCCGCCCTCTTTGCCCCTGGCTGGGTGTACGAGTGTTTGGAGAAGAAGGATTTCTTCCAGAACCAGGACAA GTTCTGGGCTTTGCTGGAACACTTCCTGCCCACACACAGCATCTGTTCTTTGCCCTTTGTCACTTCTTTCTGCCTGGGCATGGGGACGCGGAGAGTGTGCTACGGCCAG gaggaggtggtgggtCCCTGGTACCACCCAAGCGCCCAGGAAATCCAGCCCCTGTTTGCAGAGCACAGTTTGGAAGGGGCCGGGCGGGGCTGGGTGAAGACGCACTGCTGCCTGGTGGACGCCTGGAACGGGGGCAGCTCCCTGCTTGTCCGCGGGCTGATTCCGCCCGACGTCGGACACGTGGCCGTGAG GTTATTCTCTCTGCAGGTCCctgtgcctcccaaaattttccTGTCCTTGGTATATAAGCTAGAAGGGCCTTCGGGTGTCGAGGTGGCGTTGGAGCTTACCACAGAGGACCTGGGCAGCTGCCACGTTGGTGGCATCCGGACACTGACTG CAGGAACAAGCTCCAGGCACAGTCCTCGACCCCTCCGGGTGCCCCCCACCAAGCTGGCCAGATGGGTGGACCGCTGTGGCCAGCAGCTCCCGGGGGGGTGGGTCCAGCG CTGCTACGAGGTGAGCCTGCGGGGCTGCCTCCTGCAAGACCTCTTCGTTAGCTTCGCGCGGCCTCCTGGCAGCCCAGAGGAGGCGAGCTTTGTCTGCCGTCTCGGGGAGATCCAG gTGGTGGACGCCAATAGCCTGCTCGCCCCTCTGCCCCGGGTGCAGGCCGTCACTGTGTCCCGCGTGCACTGGCAGCGGGCCACGTCCGAGGAGGAGGGCCCCCCTGCCCCGCTGCGGCTCAGCTGCACTCTGCACTGgtcccacctcctctctcccgTCCGATGCTTCCGGATCCGCTGCCGCATGGGGACTGGTGGTGGCTCTCCTGGCGGGGGGCCGCCGGGGCCAGAGAAGCCCACGCTCCTGGGCCTGGCCTTTGTCAACCAGTATCGGATAGCGGAGCTGCAGGTGGCGGCCATGGGGCCCAGCGGGGACGGGCATGTGGAGTTCCTGGTGGAGCCCGTCCCCAAGGAGGGGTTTCTGGTGCCGCAGGCCGAGTGGGGCAGGGCGGCCCTGGTCTACTCCATGCCCCGCACCTGA
- the ENGASE gene encoding cytosolic endo-beta-N-acetylglucosaminidase isoform X2: MEAAGPVTRSAARKRASKIPEEQRERRPARRRPRRRIQEQEEAVFREVVSFTPDPLPARYYDKDTTKPISFYFSSLEELLAWTPDMEDSFNVALEPSECRQPPLSSQRPRTLLCHDMMGGYLDDKFIQGSTAHNPYCFYHWQSIDIFVYFSHHTVTIPPVGWTNAAHRHGVCVLGTFITEWKEGGQLCEAFLAGDERSYRAVADQLVLIAQFFRFDGWLINIENSLSLAAVGNMPHFLRHLTAQLHQRVPGGLVLWYDSVVRSGQLTWQDELNQHNRIFFDSCDGFFTNYNWREEHLERMLGQAGERRADVYVGVDVFARGNVVGGQFDTYKSLELIRKHGFSAALFAPGWVYECLEKKDFFQNQDKFWALLEHFLPTHSICSLPFVTSFCLGMGTRRVCYGQEEVVGPWYHPSAQEIQPLFAEHSLEGAGRGWVKTHCCLVDAWNGGSSLLVRGLIPPDVGHVAVRLFSLQVPVPPKIFLSLVYKLEGPSGVEVALELTTEDLGSCHVGGIRTLTGTSSRHSPRPLRVPPTKLARWVDRCGQQLPGGWVQRCYEVSLRGCLLQDLFVSFARPPGSPEEASFVCRLGEIQVVDANSLLAPLPRVQAVTVSRVHWQRATSEEEGPPAPLRLSCTLHWSHLLSPVRCFRIRCRMGTGGGSPGGGPPGPEKPTLLGLAFVNQYRIAELQVAAMGPSGDGHVEFLVEPVPKEGFLVPQAEWGRAALVYSMPRT, from the exons ATGGAGGCGGCTGGGCCGGTGACCCGGTCGGCGGCGCGTAAGAGGGCATCCAAGATCCCGGAGGAGCAGCGGGAGCGGCGGCCGGCGCGGCGGCGACCGCGGAGGAG AATTCAGGAGCAAGAAGAAGCCGTCTTTCGTGAAGTGGTCAGTTTTACCCCGGATCCTTTGCCAG CTAGATATTATGACAAGGACACCACCAAACCCATCAGTTTTTACTTCTCTTCGCTGGAGGAACTCTTGGCATGGACACCCGACATGGAGGACAGCTTCAATGTGGCCTTGGAGCCCTCTGAGTGTCGGCAGCCCCCGCTGAGCAGCCAGAGGCCCCGCACCCTCCTGTGCCATGACATGATGGGCGGGTATCTGGATGACAA GTTTATTCAGGGCTCCACGGCGCACAACCCCTACTGTTTCTACCACTGGCAGTCCATCGACATCTTTGTGTACTTCAGCCACCACACCGTGACTATCCCTCCCGTGGGCTGGACCAATGCTGCACATCGGCATGGGGTCTGCGTGCTGG GGACTTTCATCACCGAGTGGAAAGAAGGTGGGCAGCTGTGTGAAGCCTTTCTGGCCGGGGACGAGCGCTCGTACCGAGCCGTGGCTGATCAGCTGGTCCTCATTGCCCAGTTCTTCCGTTTCGATGGCTGGCTGATCAACATCGAGAACTCTCTGAGT CTGGCTGCAGTGGGGAACATGCCCCACTTCCTCCGCCACCTGACGGCGCAGCTCCATCAGCGGGTGCCGGGGGGCTTGGTGCTGTGGTACGACAGTGTGGTGAGGAGCGGGCAGCTCACGTGGCAGGACGAACTCAACCAGCACAACCG GATCTTCTTCGACTCCTGTGACGGCTTCTTCACCAACTATAACTGGCGGGAGGAGCACCTGGAGCGGATGCTGGGGCAGGCCGGGGAGCGCCGAGCCGACGTGTACGTGGGAGTGGACGTGTTCGCCCGGGGCAACGTCGTGGGAGGCCAGTTCGACACGTACAAG TCGCTGGAGTTGATCCGGAAGCACGGATTCTCGGCCGCCCTCTTTGCCCCTGGCTGGGTGTACGAGTGTTTGGAGAAGAAGGATTTCTTCCAGAACCAGGACAA GTTCTGGGCTTTGCTGGAACACTTCCTGCCCACACACAGCATCTGTTCTTTGCCCTTTGTCACTTCTTTCTGCCTGGGCATGGGGACGCGGAGAGTGTGCTACGGCCAG gaggaggtggtgggtCCCTGGTACCACCCAAGCGCCCAGGAAATCCAGCCCCTGTTTGCAGAGCACAGTTTGGAAGGGGCCGGGCGGGGCTGGGTGAAGACGCACTGCTGCCTGGTGGACGCCTGGAACGGGGGCAGCTCCCTGCTTGTCCGCGGGCTGATTCCGCCCGACGTCGGACACGTGGCCGTGAG GTTATTCTCTCTGCAGGTCCctgtgcctcccaaaattttccTGTCCTTGGTATATAAGCTAGAAGGGCCTTCGGGTGTCGAGGTGGCGTTGGAGCTTACCACAGAGGACCTGGGCAGCTGCCACGTTGGTGGCATCCGGACACTGACTG GAACAAGCTCCAGGCACAGTCCTCGACCCCTCCGGGTGCCCCCCACCAAGCTGGCCAGATGGGTGGACCGCTGTGGCCAGCAGCTCCCGGGGGGGTGGGTCCAGCG CTGCTACGAGGTGAGCCTGCGGGGCTGCCTCCTGCAAGACCTCTTCGTTAGCTTCGCGCGGCCTCCTGGCAGCCCAGAGGAGGCGAGCTTTGTCTGCCGTCTCGGGGAGATCCAG gTGGTGGACGCCAATAGCCTGCTCGCCCCTCTGCCCCGGGTGCAGGCCGTCACTGTGTCCCGCGTGCACTGGCAGCGGGCCACGTCCGAGGAGGAGGGCCCCCCTGCCCCGCTGCGGCTCAGCTGCACTCTGCACTGgtcccacctcctctctcccgTCCGATGCTTCCGGATCCGCTGCCGCATGGGGACTGGTGGTGGCTCTCCTGGCGGGGGGCCGCCGGGGCCAGAGAAGCCCACGCTCCTGGGCCTGGCCTTTGTCAACCAGTATCGGATAGCGGAGCTGCAGGTGGCGGCCATGGGGCCCAGCGGGGACGGGCATGTGGAGTTCCTGGTGGAGCCCGTCCCCAAGGAGGGGTTTCTGGTGCCGCAGGCCGAGTGGGGCAGGGCGGCCCTGGTCTACTCCATGCCCCGCACCTGA
- the ENGASE gene encoding cytosolic endo-beta-N-acetylglucosaminidase isoform X3 gives MEDSFNVALEPSECRQPPLSSQRPRTLLCHDMMGGYLDDKFIQGSTAHNPYCFYHWQSIDIFVYFSHHTVTIPPVGWTNAAHRHGVCVLGTFITEWKEGGQLCEAFLAGDERSYRAVADQLVLIAQFFRFDGWLINIENSLSLAAVGNMPHFLRHLTAQLHQRVPGGLVLWYDSVVRSGQLTWQDELNQHNRIFFDSCDGFFTNYNWREEHLERMLGQAGERRADVYVGVDVFARGNVVGGQFDTYKSLELIRKHGFSAALFAPGWVYECLEKKDFFQNQDKFWALLEHFLPTHSICSLPFVTSFCLGMGTRRVCYGQEEVVGPWYHPSAQEIQPLFAEHSLEGAGRGWVKTHCCLVDAWNGGSSLLVRGLIPPDVGHVAVRLFSLQVPVPPKIFLSLVYKLEGPSGVEVALELTTEDLGSCHVGGIRTLTAGTSSRHSPRPLRVPPTKLARWVDRCGQQLPGGWVQRCYEVSLRGCLLQDLFVSFARPPGSPEEASFVCRLGEIQVVDANSLLAPLPRVQAVTVSRVHWQRATSEEEGPPAPLRLSCTLHWSHLLSPVRCFRIRCRMGTGGGSPGGGPPGPEKPTLLGLAFVNQYRIAELQVAAMGPSGDGHVEFLVEPVPKEGFLVPQAEWGRAALVYSMPRT, from the exons ATGGAGGACAGCTTCAATGTGGCCTTGGAGCCCTCTGAGTGTCGGCAGCCCCCGCTGAGCAGCCAGAGGCCCCGCACCCTCCTGTGCCATGACATGATGGGCGGGTATCTGGATGACAA GTTTATTCAGGGCTCCACGGCGCACAACCCCTACTGTTTCTACCACTGGCAGTCCATCGACATCTTTGTGTACTTCAGCCACCACACCGTGACTATCCCTCCCGTGGGCTGGACCAATGCTGCACATCGGCATGGGGTCTGCGTGCTGG GGACTTTCATCACCGAGTGGAAAGAAGGTGGGCAGCTGTGTGAAGCCTTTCTGGCCGGGGACGAGCGCTCGTACCGAGCCGTGGCTGATCAGCTGGTCCTCATTGCCCAGTTCTTCCGTTTCGATGGCTGGCTGATCAACATCGAGAACTCTCTGAGT CTGGCTGCAGTGGGGAACATGCCCCACTTCCTCCGCCACCTGACGGCGCAGCTCCATCAGCGGGTGCCGGGGGGCTTGGTGCTGTGGTACGACAGTGTGGTGAGGAGCGGGCAGCTCACGTGGCAGGACGAACTCAACCAGCACAACCG GATCTTCTTCGACTCCTGTGACGGCTTCTTCACCAACTATAACTGGCGGGAGGAGCACCTGGAGCGGATGCTGGGGCAGGCCGGGGAGCGCCGAGCCGACGTGTACGTGGGAGTGGACGTGTTCGCCCGGGGCAACGTCGTGGGAGGCCAGTTCGACACGTACAAG TCGCTGGAGTTGATCCGGAAGCACGGATTCTCGGCCGCCCTCTTTGCCCCTGGCTGGGTGTACGAGTGTTTGGAGAAGAAGGATTTCTTCCAGAACCAGGACAA GTTCTGGGCTTTGCTGGAACACTTCCTGCCCACACACAGCATCTGTTCTTTGCCCTTTGTCACTTCTTTCTGCCTGGGCATGGGGACGCGGAGAGTGTGCTACGGCCAG gaggaggtggtgggtCCCTGGTACCACCCAAGCGCCCAGGAAATCCAGCCCCTGTTTGCAGAGCACAGTTTGGAAGGGGCCGGGCGGGGCTGGGTGAAGACGCACTGCTGCCTGGTGGACGCCTGGAACGGGGGCAGCTCCCTGCTTGTCCGCGGGCTGATTCCGCCCGACGTCGGACACGTGGCCGTGAG GTTATTCTCTCTGCAGGTCCctgtgcctcccaaaattttccTGTCCTTGGTATATAAGCTAGAAGGGCCTTCGGGTGTCGAGGTGGCGTTGGAGCTTACCACAGAGGACCTGGGCAGCTGCCACGTTGGTGGCATCCGGACACTGACTG CAGGAACAAGCTCCAGGCACAGTCCTCGACCCCTCCGGGTGCCCCCCACCAAGCTGGCCAGATGGGTGGACCGCTGTGGCCAGCAGCTCCCGGGGGGGTGGGTCCAGCG CTGCTACGAGGTGAGCCTGCGGGGCTGCCTCCTGCAAGACCTCTTCGTTAGCTTCGCGCGGCCTCCTGGCAGCCCAGAGGAGGCGAGCTTTGTCTGCCGTCTCGGGGAGATCCAG gTGGTGGACGCCAATAGCCTGCTCGCCCCTCTGCCCCGGGTGCAGGCCGTCACTGTGTCCCGCGTGCACTGGCAGCGGGCCACGTCCGAGGAGGAGGGCCCCCCTGCCCCGCTGCGGCTCAGCTGCACTCTGCACTGgtcccacctcctctctcccgTCCGATGCTTCCGGATCCGCTGCCGCATGGGGACTGGTGGTGGCTCTCCTGGCGGGGGGCCGCCGGGGCCAGAGAAGCCCACGCTCCTGGGCCTGGCCTTTGTCAACCAGTATCGGATAGCGGAGCTGCAGGTGGCGGCCATGGGGCCCAGCGGGGACGGGCATGTGGAGTTCCTGGTGGAGCCCGTCCCCAAGGAGGGGTTTCTGGTGCCGCAGGCCGAGTGGGGCAGGGCGGCCCTGGTCTACTCCATGCCCCGCACCTGA
- the ENGASE gene encoding cytosolic endo-beta-N-acetylglucosaminidase isoform X4 yields MGQVKAGASGSPDTICFRGRRAREIWFIQGSTAHNPYCFYHWQSIDIFVYFSHHTVTIPPVGWTNAAHRHGVCVLGTFITEWKEGGQLCEAFLAGDERSYRAVADQLVLIAQFFRFDGWLINIENSLSLAAVGNMPHFLRHLTAQLHQRVPGGLVLWYDSVVRSGQLTWQDELNQHNRIFFDSCDGFFTNYNWREEHLERMLGQAGERRADVYVGVDVFARGNVVGGQFDTYKSLELIRKHGFSAALFAPGWVYECLEKKDFFQNQDKFWALLEHFLPTHSICSLPFVTSFCLGMGTRRVCYGQEEVVGPWYHPSAQEIQPLFAEHSLEGAGRGWVKTHCCLVDAWNGGSSLLVRGLIPPDVGHVAVRLFSLQVPVPPKIFLSLVYKLEGPSGVEVALELTTEDLGSCHVGGIRTLTAGTSSRHSPRPLRVPPTKLARWVDRCGQQLPGGWVQRCYEVSLRGCLLQDLFVSFARPPGSPEEASFVCRLGEIQVVDANSLLAPLPRVQAVTVSRVHWQRATSEEEGPPAPLRLSCTLHWSHLLSPVRCFRIRCRMGTGGGSPGGGPPGPEKPTLLGLAFVNQYRIAELQVAAMGPSGDGHVEFLVEPVPKEGFLVPQAEWGRAALVYSMPRT; encoded by the exons ATGGGTCAGGTGAAAGCTGGGGCCTCGGGCAGCCCTGACACCATTTGCTTCCGGGGACGGCGTGCCCGTGAAATCTG GTTTATTCAGGGCTCCACGGCGCACAACCCCTACTGTTTCTACCACTGGCAGTCCATCGACATCTTTGTGTACTTCAGCCACCACACCGTGACTATCCCTCCCGTGGGCTGGACCAATGCTGCACATCGGCATGGGGTCTGCGTGCTGG GGACTTTCATCACCGAGTGGAAAGAAGGTGGGCAGCTGTGTGAAGCCTTTCTGGCCGGGGACGAGCGCTCGTACCGAGCCGTGGCTGATCAGCTGGTCCTCATTGCCCAGTTCTTCCGTTTCGATGGCTGGCTGATCAACATCGAGAACTCTCTGAGT CTGGCTGCAGTGGGGAACATGCCCCACTTCCTCCGCCACCTGACGGCGCAGCTCCATCAGCGGGTGCCGGGGGGCTTGGTGCTGTGGTACGACAGTGTGGTGAGGAGCGGGCAGCTCACGTGGCAGGACGAACTCAACCAGCACAACCG GATCTTCTTCGACTCCTGTGACGGCTTCTTCACCAACTATAACTGGCGGGAGGAGCACCTGGAGCGGATGCTGGGGCAGGCCGGGGAGCGCCGAGCCGACGTGTACGTGGGAGTGGACGTGTTCGCCCGGGGCAACGTCGTGGGAGGCCAGTTCGACACGTACAAG TCGCTGGAGTTGATCCGGAAGCACGGATTCTCGGCCGCCCTCTTTGCCCCTGGCTGGGTGTACGAGTGTTTGGAGAAGAAGGATTTCTTCCAGAACCAGGACAA GTTCTGGGCTTTGCTGGAACACTTCCTGCCCACACACAGCATCTGTTCTTTGCCCTTTGTCACTTCTTTCTGCCTGGGCATGGGGACGCGGAGAGTGTGCTACGGCCAG gaggaggtggtgggtCCCTGGTACCACCCAAGCGCCCAGGAAATCCAGCCCCTGTTTGCAGAGCACAGTTTGGAAGGGGCCGGGCGGGGCTGGGTGAAGACGCACTGCTGCCTGGTGGACGCCTGGAACGGGGGCAGCTCCCTGCTTGTCCGCGGGCTGATTCCGCCCGACGTCGGACACGTGGCCGTGAG GTTATTCTCTCTGCAGGTCCctgtgcctcccaaaattttccTGTCCTTGGTATATAAGCTAGAAGGGCCTTCGGGTGTCGAGGTGGCGTTGGAGCTTACCACAGAGGACCTGGGCAGCTGCCACGTTGGTGGCATCCGGACACTGACTG CAGGAACAAGCTCCAGGCACAGTCCTCGACCCCTCCGGGTGCCCCCCACCAAGCTGGCCAGATGGGTGGACCGCTGTGGCCAGCAGCTCCCGGGGGGGTGGGTCCAGCG CTGCTACGAGGTGAGCCTGCGGGGCTGCCTCCTGCAAGACCTCTTCGTTAGCTTCGCGCGGCCTCCTGGCAGCCCAGAGGAGGCGAGCTTTGTCTGCCGTCTCGGGGAGATCCAG gTGGTGGACGCCAATAGCCTGCTCGCCCCTCTGCCCCGGGTGCAGGCCGTCACTGTGTCCCGCGTGCACTGGCAGCGGGCCACGTCCGAGGAGGAGGGCCCCCCTGCCCCGCTGCGGCTCAGCTGCACTCTGCACTGgtcccacctcctctctcccgTCCGATGCTTCCGGATCCGCTGCCGCATGGGGACTGGTGGTGGCTCTCCTGGCGGGGGGCCGCCGGGGCCAGAGAAGCCCACGCTCCTGGGCCTGGCCTTTGTCAACCAGTATCGGATAGCGGAGCTGCAGGTGGCGGCCATGGGGCCCAGCGGGGACGGGCATGTGGAGTTCCTGGTGGAGCCCGTCCCCAAGGAGGGGTTTCTGGTGCCGCAGGCCGAGTGGGGCAGGGCGGCCCTGGTCTACTCCATGCCCCGCACCTGA